AAATGGTTACTATATTCCTGCATATAGTTCACCCTGTAATAATCACTATACAAGAACTGATTGCTTTCTCCACGTTTAAAAGAAGCGACAAAATTGTCCTCTGGAATTATATTCTTTGCACCATCTCCCGGAATATCAACGTCACGCTGGAAACTCGCCCTGATAAAACTCTGGGGAAAAGTATAAATAGACTTGTTATTAAAAGCATAAGCAGCACTCAGATAACCTTTCATTTTTTCATCCTTAAAACCATAGGCGGCATAAGTATCAAAATAAAATCTTTTACTGAAATCTGTCGTTGTACGGCCTCCAAACCTTAACCTGAAGCCCTCCAGACTATTGAAGCTATAAAAACTATAAATAGGGCCAACTTCTGTCTTTCCGTATTTTTTATAGCCTATAAAAAGAATAGACGCTACATCCATCAAACGCTTAAAAGACTTCATTTGACCAAGGCTATCCATATTATGATAGATTTTGATCTTTTCTTTCGCTAAAGTATCCAGACGGTTATTTGCCCAGAACTGGTCTGACCTGCTTTCTGCCTCCGGAACTACCACCAGGCTTTCCCCTTTATAAATTGCGTCCGGCTGTACCACATTTGTTTTATAATCTTTAATTACAACCGTCCGCTCCCCCTTAAAACCTCTTCCTCCATCACTTCCTAAACCAAAGTCTACTAACAAATGACTTTTACTCAGGTAAAATTTCCCTAAAGAATCCTGCTCAAAATTCAGCTTCACTTCCATGGCCCGCACGAAATTTATATTTACATCTTTCGCCGTTTTCAATAAAGCATTCTGAACAGCATATTTCCCATCCATAGTGATATAAATCTTTCCTTCGAACAATAGTGCGTTCTTATTACGGGGAACGAACGAAAGTTCAATTAAATTAGGCTTAGCAGTCTTAATTGTATCTGTGATAAAAAACTTATAAAATGTAGGTGCTCCATCAGCAATAGGGCTTAAAAACTGGCTATTGGTGAAAACGATGTTATTATCATAGATGTTTACATCCGCATACATTCTCTCGAAATAATTACCAATCGCATTATTATCAACCAGCCCGTTATCAAAATTAACATGCTTGTCGGCCAGCATAATCACTTTTTTTTTCTCAGGATTCTTACGGTAATAATTCTGAGAAAACCGTTCACGAAGATAAATAGGCAAAATATTCTTTCCTCCTATCTCGGATGAATCCTGCTGATCAAACAGGAACTGATATTTACGGAAAAGCTTTTTATTCTTGAATTTCTCTGATAAATTACTGAGTGAAAATTGCATCCAGTCATACTGCTGATACTGTACTTCATTTGCGCTTTCAAGCCTGTTCATAGGTTTATGCTCAATCACCTTCCTGATCAGTTCTACAGCAGGGTTCCCTTTATTCTTATAAGGAGCCTTTTTACTGGAACTGATCGTCACCTCATTGAGATTTTGCGATTCTTCCTGGAGTTTAATATTCAGGATCTGTGCCTGACCGGCAACCACAGGGAAAACACGTGTTTTGAAGCCTACATATTCAACCTGTAGCTGGGTATAAGATTCAGTTGTACTGATCTCGTATTTTCCGTTAATATCTGTTCTGGCCATTATTTTAGTCCCCTTAAACAAAACTGTAACGTAAGGAATAGGAGTTCTGTCCTTCACATTTGTTATAGCCCCCGAAATTACGGTACGCTGGGCCGAAGCCTGGAGTGTAAAAAGAAAAACAAGTACAGTCAGTACACAAAAAGACTTCTTCTGGATATCAATCATAATCTAAAACGCCTGGCCTAAGTCTTTTTGTTAATATTTATGCAAATAACTGATTAATCATACACTGATCAGCATGTATTAATATGATAACTATTTGTAAATCATATAATAACTCTAATTAACCAAATGTTTCTCAATTAAGATGTTAATGTATGTTAAAAATCATACCAATTCATGATCATCTTTTAAAAAAAATCAAAAAGGTACGTTTATAAACAAGCTGCATAGTATAGGCCGCAGCGAAACAACACTAACTTAAGCCAATTGTTTTCTCCCGGAATGATTTTGGTACGGCCATAGTCTGGCGTTTAAAGAAAAGATTGAAATTTGCAGGATATTCAAAACCCAGGCAATAGCCTATTTCCGAAATATTCCATTCCGTATGTTTGAGCAAGGCAATAGCTTCATTTGCAATACGTCCGGAAATATGCTCAGAAGTAGTTTTACCAGTTACTTCCTTCACCGCATGATTCAGGTGGTTCACATGAATAGACAACCGTTCTGCAAAATCATTCGCTGTACGAAGCTGCAATACATGATCAGGAGAATAAATAGGAAATTGTCTTTCCAGCAGTTCAAAAAACAAAGATGCAATACGGGAAGACGCATTATTTGACTTAACCTGTGCTTCACAAGGCTGCATTTTCATCGCTTCATGAATAAGCAGATTCACATAATTACGGATCAGATCATACTTATAAGTATAATCACTCTCCATTTCTGCCAGCATTTTTTCAAAGATCCTGGCCACATGTTCCTGCTGCTCCTTATTAATATAAAACACAGGATTATCCTGTATCCTGGCCAGCAGAGAATTTTTTAGCGGCTCAGTGCGCTGACGCATAAAATTTTCGGTAAACAAGCAGAAATAGCCCGATTGAAATTCAGAAGTTGACTGCCACGAATATGGGATAGTCTGATTGGTGATCATTAAGGCACAACCATCAATCTCTATCTGCTGATTTGGATAATGGAGAATCCCTTTTCCAATGATGTATGCAATTTTATAAAAATCCCTCCTGTTATAAGGAGAAGGATTTAAGGTGCAGTAACCGAACCTTTTAAATACATTAAAATGTCCGGTATGTGCATCAAGTATTGTATTGGGAATAGTGACGTCTGGTCGGTTAACAGCAAACATCTCATAAAACTCCTGAAGGGACATACTTTTTTTCACGCATTAAAATTGCATAAATTTTAAGATGTCCCTATATTTTTTATGTAATATTATGGTTTGATAACGTCTCCGGGATGAATTTCTTCATTTGCCTGACTAACCAGGACATCCCCTTCTTTAATATCACCAAAAATTTCTATCCTGTCATCCGTTTCACGTCCCTTTTTAACCGTTACCTTTTCTGCTTTCCCACCATTAGAACGAATTACATATACACCTTCTGCACTTTCAACCAAAGCAGTTTTAGGAACAGTAAAAGTACTTGCATTTGCTGGCAAAGGAATCGAAACATCTGCTACCATTCCTGGTAAAAGCTGCTTCAGCAAATTAGGAACATCCATTTCTACTCTTTCGGAACGTAAACGCTGATCCAGTGCACCAGATAACCTTTTTACCTTCGCAGTAAACAATAAATCCGGTTGCGATTTCACAGTAAAAGTAACTGCATCCCCTTCTTTAAGATATCCAGTATATAATTCCGGAATAGAGATTGCCAGACGCAAATGTTTCTGTTGTTGTAAAGTGAATAAAGGAAATTCAGATCCTTTTCCTGATGGCCCTACATAAGCCCCAAGATTCACATTTCTCGAAGAAATTACCCCATCAAAAGGAGCACGGATTTCCAGGTAATTCTGGATAGACCCTACTTCTTTATAAGCTGCCTTTGCCGCATTAAACTGAGCAAGGTCTGAGTTTCTTTTCGCAATGGCCTGATCCAGATCATTCTTGGAAATTGTTCCGGGAGTTTTACTGGTTTCAAACAAACGGTCGTAATTCGCCTTACTGGCTGTATAAACAGCTTCCTGAGATTTCAGACGGGATTCAGCAGCTGCAAGCTGCGAAGCCAGTTCTGGTGCTTCCAGTGTCATTAGCAGCTGTCCCTGTTTAACCTCAGAGCCAATATCTGCTTTAAGTGTTCTCACAAAACTGCTCACCTTAGCATATAAATCAACCTGTTGATAAGCAATCAGCTCACCTGGCATTTTCAATGAAGTTGCCATTTTTTCTTTGCTCAGCACAAAAGTCTTGAGCTCAACTTTTTTATCAGCAGCTTTATTTTCTTTTTTCTCTTCGTGGTGACAACTGCTCAGCATGGCTGCCAATGCAATACTGCTTAAAAAAAAGGAAGTCCGGCGGAATATTTGTTTGTTCATTATATGAGATGCTATGTATCTGTTCTTATTAGTATTTGAGGCGTTTAACACCTGATTATTATTTACCTTCATGTAATCCTTTAATAAAATGTGCACTTTCTTCATCTTCCGGATCTAAGGATAAGGACTGTGTAGAAACTTTACCTTGTACCCATGCAAATACCATAGGCAAGATAATTAATACGGCGAAAGTAGAAGCAATTAATCCTCCGATTACCGCTCTTCCCAGTGGAGATACCTGATCCCCACCCTCTCCATGACCAATAGCCATCGGTAACATACCCGCAACCATCGCCACACTGGTCATAATGATTGGACGTAAACGTAACCCAGCTGCTTCTCTGGCAGATTCCAGTGCATTTCCGTTATGTTTTCTCAACTCCTCTGCATTCGTAATTAACAAGACCGCATTGGCAATAGACACCCCGACAGACATGATAATCCCCATATAAGACTGTAAGTTAAGCGTAGAACCCGTCAATTTCAACAATAACAGTGATCCTAATATTACGGCCGGAACTGTTGCCAGAATAACAAGTGGTACCCTGAACGACTGGAAGTTAGCCGATAACATTAGGAAAATCACGACAATAGCCACTAATAAACCAGTCTGCAAACTAGTCAGCGTTTCATCCAGCACTTTTCCCAGACCAATCTGTTCTACCACAACTCCCCTTGGCAGTTCACCCAGGTTTTTGATAGCCAGAGTCACATCTTTATTGGCCGACCCCAAATCTTTATCATTCAGGTTCGCAGTTACAGATAAGTATGGCGTAGCCCCAAGGTTATCATTTTCACCATAAGTAGTATCAGCTTTAATTGTAGCGACATCACTTAATACAGGTCTGCTGCTGTTTTTAAGCAGCGGGATTTCACCAAGATCATCTTTACTGTTCATCTGGTTTAAAGGAACCTGTACCTGAACACCATAAGATAAACCGATCTTTTCATCTACCCAGTTATTTTTATCTGTATAACGGGAAGATGAAGTCGAAGCAACCAATGATTTCGAGATATCATTTAAATCAATTCCCAGCTGAGCAGCACGTACCCTGTCAATATTGATATTTAACGAAGGATATTTAATCGGCTGTGCAATCTGCACATCTCTCATATAATTGATTTTCCTTAACTCAGAGACGATTTTACCCGCATATTCCTCGTTTATCTTTTTGTTTTTACCAGCAATTCTGACTTCCACCGGAGTTGGAGAACCCTGACTTAATACCTTATCAGTTAATTCGATAGGCTCAAATGATAACTTTACATCAGGAATCTGTTTTTTAACCTCATCACGCAACTTATCTTTCAGCTCATCCATATTCACATGATAGTCTTTCAATGCGATCTGGAAAACAGCCTCATGAGGTCCGCCCATAAATAAATAAATTGGATTCACAGAGAAAAGCGCAGGATGCTGTCCAACATAAACAGAAGTAATTCCCACATGTTCAGGCCCTACCATTTTTTTCAGGACTTTCAGGATCATATTTGCTTTTTCCTCTGTTCTTTCTATACGTGTACCATCGGGAGCACGCATCCTCAGCTGAAACTGGCTTGAATTCACTTTAGGCAATACATCACGGCCAATATTAGCTAACATTAGGATCGCAGAACCAATAATAACGATCAGGTAAATAATCACAACCGGCTTACGGATCAGGAATAAACGGTCAATGAAACGCATAAACCTATTTCTGAATTTATCAAATAACGTCACTTTTCCACCTTCATCATAACCCTCACGCTCTACCAGAATTTTTTTCTGGTTCAGCGTTTCCTGCTCAGATTCCAATGTCAAACCCGTTTGATTAAAAGCATCCTCATCCTCGGTAATAGCAGGATTCGTTTTTACATGCTTGTGCGGATGCGCCACCATTAACCAGTTCGCCAGAATAGGGACAAAAGTCTGGGATAAAAGGAAAGAAATGATCATGGAGAACCCAATAGCTAATGCCAAAGGTAAAAATAAGGCTCCAGGTATACCTGTCATCGTAAAAGCAGGTGCAAATACAGCCAGGATACATAATAAGATCAGCAACTTAGGAAAAGCAATCTCCTTACAAGCATCCCATATCGCCAGCGCCTTGGGTTTCCCCATATCAAAATGCTGGTGAATATTCTCTATCGTTACCGTAGACTCATCCACCAGGATACCAATGGCCAGTGCCAGCCCTGAAAGTGACATAATATTAATAGTCTGTCCAAATAATTTCAGGAACAATACACCTGCAATAATTGAAGTTGGAATCGTCAGGATAACGATTAATGCAGCTCTTTTATCTCCTAAAAACAATAATACCATTAAACCCGTCAGAATAGCTCCAATAGCACCCTCACTGATTAAACTTTCTACAGCATTGATAACAGATACAGACTGGTCAAACTCATAAGATAACTTCACATCCTCAGGCAATGTATTTTGAATTTTCGGCAAATTAGCCTTCAGATTCTTCACTACATCCCATGTCGAAGCATCCCCCGACTTGGCAATACTCAGATAAACAGAACGTTTACCATTAATCAATGCATAACCATTCGTTACATCCGCTCCATCTTTTACACTGGCAACATCACGTAAATAAAGATTCTGAACCCCTCCTTTAAACAATGGGATATTCTCAAAATCTTTGATTTCTTTAATCGTATAATTAGTTGGTGTAATATAGTTTTTATCCCCTATACGCACATTTCCCGAAGGAGCCGTCTGGTTATTCGTACTGATTGCACTTACAATCTGCTCTACAGTAAGGTTATGTGACCGCATTAAACCTGGATTCACATTAATCTCTACCGTACGCGGGCTACCCCCAAAAGGTGCAGGAGCCAGTAAACCTGGAATAGCCGTAAAAGAAGCACGGACATAGGTATTCGCTAAATCCTGCAATTCATTATTACTGCGGGTCGGACTGCTTAATACCAGCTGTCCAATAGGTAAGGATGACGCATCAAACCTGATAATAAAGGGGGGCTGGGACCCGGGGGGGAAGATCGCCTGGGCCCGATTAGACAGCGCGCTCAGTTCTGAGGCCGCCTGTGCCATATTCGTTCCCTCATAATAGGTCAGCTTCATCAGCATCAACCCCTGTGTATTTTTAGTTTCAATACTTTTTATACCATTCGCAAAAAGCAAGACATTGACATAGTTTTTAGCAAAATAAGACTCCATTTGAGTAGGTGTATATCCCCCAAACGGGTGGGCGATATAAATAACCGGCAAATTCATCTGAGGTAAAATATCGACCTTGATACTGGTCATGGCACTGATACCGAAGAACAGTAAACCGGCAACAAACACCATTATTGAAATGGGTTTTCGCAATGCAAAACGTATTAAATTCATATCTGGGTAGCAGCTTAAAATTCGTTAATAAATAGATTATAATCACCCATTGCGGCTGATTTCAATAATAAAGCCTGCCAAACATTGGTATAAGCAATATCACGATCAGTCTCTGCCCTGTTCAGCGCATAAAGTGCCTGCGTTAAATCAACAATTGTTGTCAACCCATTTTTATACAAAGTACTTTTCTGCAAATACGCCTCACTCGCTGCCTTAACCTGTACAGGAGCTTCGTTATAATTGTCCATTGCATTTTTAATCTTGGTTTCAGCAAGTGCCAGCTGCGCATGTAATTGCTGATCAACCAGTTCATATTCATTTTGCAGGCCACTGGAAATATAACGCTGTGCTTTAACCTGCGGAGCATTACGCAGAATCGTCGTTAAATTCCACGTTACGCCAACACCGAACAAATAATTACCACGGGTTGGATTAACTCCATCACCATAACTATGTGAATACGCATTCAGGTCATTCGGATAGTTAGTTTCAAATCCTGAACCCCTGCCCTGTAGTATTCCGATTAAAGAAAAAGTCGGGTAAGCCAGCTTCTTGTAATAATTCAATTGTTGATTACTAACCTCTATTCTGTTCTTGTAAAATTTCAAAAGCGGGTGCTCTTTAAAATTCACATTGGTATCTGCTAATAAAATTGACTGCGGAACATGGTTAATCGATGCAGTGTCTACCTTAAAACCAGTAGCAGTAACCCCCATTAAAACGCCCAGTTTATTCGCCTGTTCCTGTTCCAGATCAACTGCCTTGGTCAGTGAAATTTTAGCGTTTGAAACTTCTGCCGCAGCTAAAGAAGAATCTACTCCGGCGATCAGTCCATTTTTTGCACGCAGTGACGCATTATCTTTAAAAACTATCGCTCTTTCCAGGTTTTTCTGCTGAGATTTAGTGAGTCGCTGAGCCGCAAGCAAATTCAGATAAGCAGCAGATACCCGCACCTCATGCTGGAATATTTCCTGGCTCAGATCATTTTCATCCCGCTTAAGGATTTCTTTTGAAACTTTGATCTTTTCACGGATTCTTCCGAAGCTGAAGAAATCCCAGTTTATATTACTGAGATAAAGCGCTCCAAAAGCAGCATTCCAATTTTGCTGGGCAAGTGCCGGGCCAGACGAAGCCGTGCTTAATCCACCTAAAGCAGAAAGCGGTCCGTTCTGACCATTAATAGTTCCATAATCTTGCTGTGCAGCAAGTGTTAAATTTGGGAGATACTCCCTTCTGGCCTGTTCAACTGATTGTTTAGAGGCGCTCACGTAATTGCTTTTTGCCTTTATAGTTCCGTAATTGGTAATTGCTGTATGGACCGCATCCTTCATATTCAGGGTTTGGGCCTCAGTAGTTACAGCAGTACACAGGAAAGAGGAAAAAAGAAGGGTAGAAAATGATATTCGGGGCATTAGATTGATGTTAAATTAAATCTATAATCTACTTAGTGTTTATTGTACGTGACAAAAGTATCTGTTAGAACATCAACCGAAAATATTCAGTTCAAATCAATACTTATTAAATTCAAACAATTGGTTTTAAAATCGCTTAATTAAGGCTATTAAGGGCTTTTAAGTGGAAATAAAGAGCCAGCTACCAGTGCAATTAACTAAAAATCCTTTTATATGACAATAGACTGACTCATAAAGCACAAAAGAGCATAAAATAAAGCCATTTTTCAGTACCATAAGGCCAATTATCCCAATAAAACCGGAATAATCTCAGCCGGTTTCCGATAAATAATTGCTTTAATAAAACTACCGTAATAAAAATCAGTTTTTAAGACGGCATAAGTCTGTTCTTCAAAAAAATGCTCCGTATTAATCAACGTTTTTGCCTCCACGGATGAAATCTTGCTGAAAAACAAATACATAGACTTTAATAAAAGTAATTGCCACCTCTTCCCGGATTGCTTCGTATAATAAAAATCCGCAAAAAGCCATATTCCACCAGGCTTAAGCAAAGCATTGAGCTGATTAAAGATCAACCGGATATTGTCCGCAGAAAAATTATCAAAAAAGAAAGCAGTAATCAGTACATCATAAAACCCTGAAGGTTTAAAATCTTCCATTGCCGCATGGATGAACTCCACCCTATTTCCCTTTACCGCTCTTTTTTTTGAACGTTCGAGCATTTTGGATGAAATTTCGACATAGGTGATCTTTAATCCAGAAGAATGAACTTTAGCAAGTTCTTCCAATATCCAGCCAGTCCCCCCTCCTGCAATTAAAATAGTACTGTTTGCGGGAACCGCACTTAACTGCTGGATCTGTGCTTTGACCTGTGCCCGGAAAAAGACCATTCTGCTCAGCACATCATAATAATCCGCTATACTGTCATAATTGTTCTTCATTCCCGTCTGTTAAAAGCAAACTAAATAAACTGCATTGCAATAATGCCGCAAATGGCCTTCACCATAATCAGCCCATCAATGACGATAAGATAATAAAATATTTTCTTTCTGCTGTTCATGGAATAAGCAACAAGTGCAGTCAGCACAAAAGGAACCAGGTTAAATATAATTCTTGATGCAGGAAAATGTTCAATATTGGCAAAAACCAGTAAGGATATAATTCCAGTAACTAAAAGTGGGATCAGCACAAAGAATATTGTTTTCTTAAGCCCTATTCTGACCACAAAAGTCTTCAGCTGATTATTGGAATCAATCGCATAATCCTTCATATCAAACATAATTGCATTAACCGTACAAAACATCCAGTTCTTTACAAAAAGAAAATACCAGAGCGTCGTTCTGGCAACATCAGTACCGGATTCTATCTTCAATAAGATTAAAGGTAATAAATTCGCAGTAGCAGCCCATACAAACCCTATAATGAAGGGTTTCAGCCAGCCTGTGTTCCTTAAATTGAGATTAAAGAAAAACACAGGTACTAAACCATAATATAAAACAGCCATGGCTACGATTATACCAACAACCATCCAGTAAACCAGCGGCAAATGTAAAATGGCCTCAAAATTACTGACGGTCATATAAAAAATCAGTCCACCGCAAACCATACTCAGTACGAGCTGGCTCAACCGTATAAAACCACGGTGTTCTGCATACCAGGCCGTTCTTGGATTTTGCGTTTTCCGGCTATCAGTTGCCCCCATATACGCATAAGTATAATAGACTATGGGTGCGAGGAACAACAATACATAATAATTCAGGGAGTTAAAAGGGACCTTTAACTGTAAAGTAGACTCTATGGTCAAAGCCACGGCCAGTAAACCTATAAAATAGTTGCCAAAAAATATAAACTTTATAATTTTTAAACCCATTATAAGATTTCCTGAGCTGGTTTGAGAATCTGCATTAATTTGTACGTGCTATTTTAATGGTATTTTTTGAGGATATCTTCTATTCTTGCATCAGGAACAAGGTCTGTGACTGCAATTAATTTAATCCTTTTGAAATCAGGATGTAAAGTATTGATTACATAATTATTGCATTCCGGCATTACCGCTGACGGAACTTTCAAAACAGGTATCCGCAGATCATCAAACCATTTATTACCTATCGGCTGGCAATGACTATAATCATAAGGATCACGCCAGTCGGGGTCCAGCTTACTTTCTTCTACCGTACTGATCAGTAAATCGTCCGGAATTTCAATAAAAACTGTTTTAAAATCCTGATTAAAACCAACTCCCTGCCGCCTCACCATATTTTCCATAAAGGCCAGCGGGATGTTTTCTGCACAGTAAATTACACGCTTACCAGTAGAAGCCCATCGTCCATTTGCACCCGAAGCAGTGAGCGAGCCTGCATAATTTTTATGCCCTATTCTGAATACGATCATCTGTACACTTAAACAGCGTCACCATAAGCCATTTTCAAAAGCTCATCTGCAACCAGATCTACTCCGCCCGGGGTAGTTAACCAGTCCATAGGACGCTCTTTTGAATTCCAGAAAGGTTTATTTAACCAGTAACTGAACTCATCTACAGTACCAAATAACTCCACTCCTTTTTTATAAAGGCCTATTAATTTAAGCAAATGCTCTCCATAAACAGGTTCCAGTAATTTTTTCTGCTCTTTATAATTGCTGATTGTTCTGGATGATATATTAATCAAATCCGCCAGTGATTTATTTGAAATATTAATCGCTTCAGCAAAATCATAGAATAAACCGGGTTTTAACCCCTGTCTGGCATATTGAAAGACCTTCATATCATCACTTACATCAATTGCATTAAACTTGACGCGAAGTGTCTCTGTGCGTTTATCCGAAAGTAATACACTTGTAGCTGACATATCCTTGAGTTTAGAAGACTAATATACGAATTTTTTCAATATCAAGGTCGAAATTATTCGTATATCCATTTAGCTTCTAAAATAACCAGTCTTATTTACTTCGCTGTGACGATAATCGTGCCGCACGGGCCAGATTATCAGTTGCCTGCAAGATTTTCGCCTTCAAACGTGGGTTATAATCCGGATGATTTTTAAGAAATCCACTCACTATAGCACCAGCTGCTGTACTTTGATAATACCCAAATGTAGCCTGTAACCACGACTGCGGAAAGAAGATATCACCAGTAGACTGAATTTCCCCTAATAAATCCAGACTTTTCTCTAAATAAGCAACACTATATTGCTGACGCAAAGGATGATGCAAATAATATAAAGCAGCCAGAACATTGGACTCTTTTGCCCTGTTTGCAGGAAATTTCAAGCTGTCAAAGAAATCATCCCTTATACTTTTCTTCGACGAAACAGCTGGCATAATGAATTCAAACCTCTTTTTACGGTCAGGGTTCGTAATTCTGGACTCCTGTACAGGTAAAATAGACATATCCGCATCATCTCTTACCGCCAGAGATAGCGCCAGACTCGTGTAATCATCCTCAGAAAGCGTAATACCCGCAGGAGCTTTCTGACTTTTCCAGATCTGGTACAGCTTATTTCTCGCCACCTGGCTCATAAAAATATCCTGATAAGCTTTAAAAAGCTGTTTTTTATTATTACTGCTTTGCTGTTGCAGCATTGCATCCCATAATTTATTTTCCAGTGCAGCTGATAAAAGCTGTCTTTCTTTAACACTGCTGAATTGCCAGTAAATAGTACTGATATAATTGCTGAGTAACCTGATATTCAACTCTTCTCCTTCTTTAGCCAGCCCCTGGCTAAACAGCGTTAATAAAGCGGCTGGTT
The sequence above is drawn from the Pedobacter cryoconitis genome and encodes:
- a CDS encoding RES family NAD+ phosphorylase; translation: MIVFRIGHKNYAGSLTASGANGRWASTGKRVIYCAENIPLAFMENMVRRQGVGFNQDFKTVFIEIPDDLLISTVEESKLDPDWRDPYDYSHCQPIGNKWFDDLRIPVLKVPSAVMPECNNYVINTLHPDFKRIKLIAVTDLVPDARIEDILKKYH
- a CDS encoding antitoxin Xre-like helix-turn-helix domain-containing protein — protein: MSATSVLLSDKRTETLRVKFNAIDVSDDMKVFQYARQGLKPGLFYDFAEAINISNKSLADLINISSRTISNYKEQKKLLEPVYGEHLLKLIGLYKKGVELFGTVDEFSYWLNKPFWNSKERPMDWLTTPGGVDLVADELLKMAYGDAV
- a CDS encoding class I SAM-dependent methyltransferase, whose protein sequence is MKNNYDSIADYYDVLSRMVFFRAQVKAQIQQLSAVPANSTILIAGGGTGWILEELAKVHSSGLKITYVEISSKMLERSKKRAVKGNRVEFIHAAMEDFKPSGFYDVLITAFFFDNFSADNIRLIFNQLNALLKPGGIWLFADFYYTKQSGKRWQLLLLKSMYLFFSKISSVEAKTLINTEHFFEEQTYAVLKTDFYYGSFIKAIIYRKPAEIIPVLLG